The Daucus carota subsp. sativus chromosome 2, DH1 v3.0, whole genome shotgun sequence genome includes a window with the following:
- the LOC108206254 gene encoding serine/threonine-protein kinase BSK2 gives MGCFSSKTAHLPSPDNPSKPESVNGDECVIEEVEVNQVQVFKEYELNELRKATNGFSSECIVSESGERAPNVVYRAKLENNHFVAVKRFSRQSWPDPQQFLAEAAGVGKLRHKRLVNLIGACAEGDERLLVAEYMPNDTLSKHLFHWDKQPLPWEMRVRVAYHIAQALDHCNMEDRKIYHDLNAYRVLFDEDGEPCLSSFGLMKNSRDGKSYSTNLAYTPPEFLRTGRVIPESVIYSYGTVLLDLLSGKHIPPSHALDLIRGKNVLLLMDSSMEGQYANDDATKFVELASKCLQAEARDRPDSKFLLTAVSPLQKQKEVASHVLMGLTKTAPVVPTILSPLGKACVRMDLTAVHDILLKTGYKDEEGAENELSFQEWTQQVQDMLNTKKFGDIAFRDKDFKSAIDYYSKLVVMMPAPSATVFARRALSYLMNDQAELALRDAMQAQVCIQEWPTAFYLQALALSKLGMETDAQDMLNDGAAFDSKKQNSWRN, from the exons ATGGGTTGTTTCAGCTCCAAAACTGCTCACCTCCCTTCTCCAGATAACCCCTCTAAACCTGAATCAG tgaatggagatgaatgtgtGATTGAAGAAGTTGAAGTGAATCAAGTTCAAGTTTTTAAAGAGTATGAACTGAACGAGCTTAGAAAAGCTACAAATGGATTCAGCAGTGAATGTATTGTCTCTGAGAGTGGTGAAAGAGCTCCAAATGTTGTTTATAGAGCTAAGCTTGAGAACAATCACTTTGTTGCTGTTAAGCGTTTTTCCAGACAATCTTGGCCTGATCCCCAACAGTTTTTG GCGGAAGCAGCTGGAGTAGGGAAGCTTAGGCATAAAAGACTGGTGAATTTGATTGGGGCTTGTGCCGAAGGCGATGAGAGACTGTTGGTGGCTGAGTATATGCCAAATGATACTCTGTCTAAACACCTCTTCCACT gggATAAACAGCCATTGCCATGGGAAATGCGTGTACGAGTAGCATATCATATTGCACAAGCACTTGATCATTGCAATATGGAAGACCGGAAGATCTATCATGATTTGAATGCATATAGAGTTCTTTTTGATGAG GATGGTGAGCCTTGTTTGTCAAGTTTCGGCCTCATGAAAAATAGTCGTGATGGGAAGAGCTACAGCACTAACTTGGCTTATACACCACCTGAATTTTTGCGGACTG GCCGGGTCATCCCTGAAAGTGTTATCTACAGCTACGGAACAGTTCTTCTTGATCTTCTTAGTGGGAAGCATATCCCTCCAAGCCAT GCACTGGACTTGATAAGGGGAAAGAATGTTTTACTCTTAATGGACTCGTCAATGGAAGGGCAGTATGCCAATGATGATGCTACTAAATTTGTTGAACTTGCTTCAAAATGTCTCCAGGCTGAGGCTAGGGACCGACCTGATAGCAAATTTCTTCTAACTGCAGTTTCCCCATTGCAAAAGCAGAAAGAg GTGGCATCTCATGTTCTAATGGGGCTTACAAAAACTGCACCAGTAGTCCCAACCATTCTCTCTCCTCTTGGAAAGGCTTGTGTGAGGATGGATCTTACTGCTGTGCATGATATACTGCTTAAAACTGGTTACAAGGATGAAGAGGGTGCAGAAAATGAG CTGTCATTTCAAGAATGGACGCAGCAAGTGCAGGACATGTTAAACACAAAAAAGTTTGGAGATATTGCATTTAGGGACAAGGATTTTAAGAGTGCAATTGATTACTATTCAAAG CTGGTAGTGATGATGCCTGCTCCCTCTGCAACCGTCTTCGCACGAAGAGCTCTTTCCTATTTGATGAATGACCAGGCGGAACTTGCACTACGAGATGCAATGCAGGCTCAGGTTTGCATACAAGAGTGGCCAACTGCATTTTATCTGCAGGCTCTTGCACTCTCCAAGCTTGGCATGGAAACCGATGCTCAGGATATGCTTAACGATGGAGCAGCATTTGACTCGAAGAAGCAGAACAGTTGGCGGAACTGA
- the LOC108208423 gene encoding uncharacterized protein LOC108208423 isoform X1, translating to MSSRGNSAHSSHGNLNVSNVSQKRSREDEEMEFVMLVIGFIHVVVAACYGKNHRSKGLTWNNYDRSQIRATWMNTLKIDRICREQLRLDIRRFEKLCHLLETKGGLVTTKHVTVKEVVALFLHTLAHDLKNRTIQAVFARSGETVSRQFHIVLGSVLKLGKDYIRKVDHATSYVHDNQWKWFEGAVGALDGTHIKMTVPVEDRPRYRDRKGDISTNVLATCDPDLCFTYVLPGWEGSASDPRVLRDALRRSNGLKVPRKKYFLVDLGFTNSEGFLSPYKGTRYHLNLWRGNTPTNHKELFNLRHSSARNTIERAFGLLKKRWAILRDASFYPKKIQVRIINACFILHNFLREEKMEERVFMQEVERDLDRMEGIDVEDDEDDYISTARSTNEWNEFRDDLAKKMFEEYVGRTRAI from the exons ATGAG TTCAAGGGGTAATTCAGCTCATTCATCTCATGG AAATTTAAATGTCTCGAATGTTTCACAAAAGCGTTCAAGGGAGGATGAGGAAATGGAGTTTGTAATGTTAGTTATAGGTTTCATTCACGTAGTAGTGGCAGCTTGTTACGGTAAGAATCATAGGTCGAAGGGGTTGACTTGGAATAATTATGATCGCTCTCAAATTAGAGCTACTTGGATGAATACATTAAAGATTGATAGAATTTGTCGTGAACAATTGCGTCTTGATATACGACGGTTCGAGAAGTTATGTCATCTTTTGGAAACTAAAGGCGGATTAGTAACTACGAAACATGTCACTGTGAAAGAAGTTGTCGCATTGTTTCTTCACACTCTAGCACATGATTTGAAAAATAGAACTATACAAGCTGTGTTTGCACGTTCTGGAGAGACAGTGAGTCGACAATTTCATATAGTACTTGGATCAGTACTCAAGTTGGGGAAGGATTACATAAGAAAAGTAGACCATGCCACTAGTTATGTCCATGATAACCAATGGAAGTGGTTTGAG GGTGCTGTTGGAGCCCTTGATGGGACACACATCAAAATGACTGTCCCTGTTGAGGATCGGCCTCGCTATAGAGATAGAAAAGGGGATATTAGCACTAATGTTCTAGCCACGTGTGATCCAGACTTGTGTTTTACATATGTCTTGCCTGGTTGGGAAGGATCAGCATCGGATCCTCGTGTTCTTCGTGATGCCCTCCGTAGATCTAATGGCTTGAAAGTGCCTAGAA AAAAGTATTTTCTTGTGGATTTGGGCTTTACTAACAGCGAAGGATTCCTATCTCCTTATAAGGGGACTCGATACCATTTGAATTTGTGGCGAGGAAACACTCCTACTAATCACAAAGAGCTTTTCAACTTGAGACACTCGTCCGCTCGCAATACCATTGAGAGGGCTTTTGGATTGTTGAAGAAGCGTTGGGCTATATTGAGAGATGCTAgcttttatccaaaaaaaattcaagttaGAATCATTAATGCATGTTTTATTCTCCATAACTTTTTGAGGGAGGAAAAAATGGAAGAAAGAGTCTTTATGCAAGAAGTAGAAAGAGACTTGGATAGGATGGAAGGAATTGATGTGGAAGATGACGAAGATGATTACATATCCACCGCTAGATCAACAAACGAATGGAACGAATTTAGAGATGATCTTGCAAAGAAAATGTTTGAAGAATATGTTGGACGGACTAGAGCTATATAA
- the LOC108206455 gene encoding glycine cleavage system H protein, mitochondrial: MALRVWASSAANALRLSSAPPFPLSRCFSTVLDGLKYATSHEWVKHEGSVATIGITEHAQDHLGEVVFVELPEPGGAVTQASGFGAVESVKATSDVNSPISGEIVEVNTKLTETPGLINSSPYENGWMIKVKPSNPSELESLMGPKEYTKFCEEEDAAH; the protein is encoded by the exons ATGGCTCTAAGGGTGTGGGCTTCTTCAGCTGCCAATGCACTTAGACTCTCCTCTGCACCACCCTTCCCTCTCTCCAGATGCTTCTCCACTG TCTTGGATGGACTCAAGTATGCAACTTCACATGAATGGGTGAAGCATGAAGGGTCAGTGGCTACTATTGGCATAACTGAACATGCTCAG GACCATCTCGGAGAAGTTGTATTTGTGGAGCTGCCAGAACCTGGTGGCGCCGTTACACAAGCCAGTGGCTTTGGAGCTGTGGAAAGTGTAAAGGCCACCAGTGATGTTAATTCCCCAATCTCTGGAGAGATTGTCGAGGTCAACACAAAGCTCACTGAAACACCTGGACTG ATCAACTCGAGCCCATATGAAAATGGATGGATGATCAAGGTGAAGCCAAGCAATCCATCCGAATTAGAATCCTTGATGGGACCAAAAGAGTACACAAAATTCTGTGAAGAGGAAGATGCTGCACACTAG
- the LOC108206454 gene encoding ent-kaurenoic acid oxidase 1, whose amino-acid sequence MEFRDSYDLRFGVITVLVGMVVATFGLMRWGNEWYYERKLGGIRQFLPPGDMGWPLIGNMLSFAVSFKKGHPDSFIETLHTRFNRTHIYKSHMFGSPSVIVTSPEACRKVLMDNETFGPGWPKAVTILLGDKGFHGITNEEHRRLRRLTAGSLSGQEALSFYIEYIKDIAVTSLKDLSEKEKPIELLTEMRKNAFNIIMYIILGIETSPELEKLEKEYHLLTHALKAMRINLPGFAYHRGLRARKKLIKKFGSLVEQRRVSLENKQTKGKRFMVDLLMETEEDGKKLSNQEIVDLIIIYLLAGHESFAHASTWVLINLLEHPQYYQLAKDEQEKIVKKRVSVEDSLNLAEIKQMEYLSKVIDETLRLANLSFTLFREAKTDVHMNGYTIPKGWKVLPWIRSVHMDSQNYKNPNVFNPSRSEDNTSKGAGMFMPFGAGSRLCPGMNLAKLEICIFLHYFLLHYKLERLTPYGKVAYIPITRPSDNCIARIQKLSSI is encoded by the exons ATGGAGTTTCGTGACAGCTACGATTTGCGGTTCGGGGTGATCACAGTCCTGGTTGGGATGGTTGTTGCAACATTTGGGTTAATGAGATGGGGAAATGAATGGTATTATGAGAGAAAATTGGGTGGAATCAGACAGTTTCTTCCTCCGGGTGACATGGGGTGGCCTTTGATTGGGAACATGTTGTCTTTTGCCGTTTCTTTCAAGAAGGGCCATCCTGATTCCTTCATCGAAACTCTTCATACCAG GTTCAATCGGACACATATTTACAAGTCTCACATGTTTGGAAGCCCAAGTGTGATTGTCACATCTCCGGAAGCATGTAGAAAAGTGTTGATGGACAATGAAACCTTCGGCCCTGGTTGGCCAAAAGCAGTTACAATACTACTAGGAGATAAGGGTTTCCATGGCATCACAAACGAGGAACACAGGCGTCTTCGCCGCCTCACGGCTGGATCATTATCTGGTCAAGAGGCCCTGTCTTTCTACATTGAGTATATCAAAGACATAGCCGTGACTTCTTTGAAAGATTTGTCCGAAAAGGAGAAGCCCATTGAGCTGTTAACTGAAATGAGAAAAAATGCTTTCAATATTATCATGTACATTATATTGGGCATTGAGACGAGTCCTGAGTTGGAAAAGCTGGAAAAAGAGTACCATCTCTTAACTCATGCACTTAAGGCCATGCGTATTAATCTGCCCGGGTTTGCTTATCACCGCGGCCTTCGG GCTCGGAAAAAGCTGATAAAAAAGTTTGGAAGTCTAGTAGAACAACGGAGGGTATCAttggaaaataagcagacaaaAGGAAAGAGATTTATGGTGGACTTACTGATGGAAACAGAAGAAGATGGGAAGAAACTGAGTAACCAGGAAATtgttgatctgataattatatatttactagCTGGACATGAATCCTTTGCTCATGCTTCAACTTGGGTACTGATTAATCTACTTGAACATCCACAATATTACCAACTAGCCAAG GATGAGCAAGAGAAGATTGTAAAGAAAAGAGTGTCTGTAGAAGATTCACTTAACCTTGCAGAAATTAAACAAATGGAGTATCTGTCGAAG GTGATCGATGAAACATTGCGGTTGGCTAATCTTTCATTCACACTATTTCGTGAAGCAAAGACAGATGTTCATATGAATG GTTACACGATACCCAAGGGATGGAAGGTTTTGCCATGGATTAGGAGTGTACACATGGATTCTCAGAATTACAAGAACCCGAATGTGTTCAATCCTTCTCGATCTGAA GACAATACAAGCAAGGGAGCAGGAATGTTTATGCCTTTTGGAGCAGGAAGTAGACTGTGTCCTGGAATGAATTTGGCAAAGCTTGAAATCTGCatctttcttcattattttctccTTCACTACAA GCTAGAACGTCTTACTCCATATGGAAAGGTGGCATATATACCAATCACACGACCTTCTGATAATTGCATTGCAAGAATCCAGAAGCTGAGTTCCATATAG
- the LOC108208423 gene encoding uncharacterized protein LOC108208423 isoform X2, translated as MSSRGNSAHSSHGSRRQGKQPMAPPADQPTVPAQKRGYLAWTPEMDSILTSTLYDQINEGNKGDGNFKSQAYQAVVDKLRIEKSMLVTVEHVKHRIKIWKKHYGVISDIRNYTKFNWDEEKKMLVIPIEDLVEWKAYCEGCPDASAYQNKCIQNWDDICTLFASDRATGDGAEQFEESATAMELENDISTAETGSGESNKRQKRDRLADAVTSFAESFKEYVSKAKEPPRPTCKEIYEVVSEVIGITDDQAMRAVKRFVNGKVDEFEMLKNLPDNEKKRSWIMLLISDS; from the exons ATGAG TTCAAGGGGTAATTCAGCTCATTCATCTCATGG GTCCCGAAGACAAGGAAAACAGCCTATGGCTCCACCAGCTGATCAGCCAACCGTACCTGCTCAGAAAAGGGGATATTTAGCATGGACCCCTGAGATGGACAGCATATTAACATCAACACTGTATGATCAAATTAATGAAGGAAATAAGGGTGACGGAAATTTTAAAAGTCAAGCTTACCAGGCTGTGGTTGATAAGCTGCGGATTGAAAAGAGTATGTTAGTTACTGTGGAACATGTGAAGCACCGGATTAAGATTTGGAAGAAACATTATGGTGTGATTTCTGATATTCGAAATTATACCAAATTCAATTGGGACGAAGAAAAGAAGATGCTAGTAATACCGATAGAAGATCTTGTAGAATGGAAAGCTTATTGTGAG GGATGTCCAGATGCTTCTGCATACCAGAACAAGTGCATTCAGAATTGGGATGACATATGTACTTTATTTGCCTCCGATAGAGCCACTGGTGATGGTGCAGAGCAGTTTGAGGAGTCAGCTACTGCCATGGAGCTAGAAAATGACATTAGCACTGCTGAGACGGGTTCGGGAGAATCAAACAAGAGACAGAAAAGAGATCGTTTAGCTGATGCTGTTACCAGTTTCGCAGAGTCATTTAAAGAATATGTGAGCAAAGCAAAAGAGCCTCCAAGACCCACGTGCAAAGAAATATATGAGGTCGTATCTGAAGTTATTGGTATTACGGATGATCAAGCTATGAGGGCTGTCAAGAGATTCGTGAATGGCAAAGTTGATGAGTTTGAAATGCTTAAAAATTTGCCGGATAATGAGAAAAAGCGAAGCTGGATCATGTTGCTTATTAGTGACTCATAG